In the genome of Raphanus sativus cultivar WK10039 chromosome 4, ASM80110v3, whole genome shotgun sequence, one region contains:
- the LOC108829670 gene encoding insulin-degrading enzyme-like 2 isoform X1 has translation MVVGTENMASDKGGEILKPRTDKREYRRIVLKNSLTVLLISDPETDKCAASMNVSVGSFSDPEGLDGLAHFLEHMLFYASEKYPEEDSYSKYITEHGGSTNAYTSSEDTNYHFDINTDCFDEALDRFAQFFIKPLMSADATMREINAVDSEHQQNMLSDSRRLRQLKKHLSREDHPYHKFSTGNMDTLHVRPEAKGIDTRSELIKFYDKHYSASIMHLVVYGKENLDKTQGLVEEMFQEIPNTNKSIPIFPGQPCSLDHLQVLVKSVPIRQGHKLTVSWPIAPSIHHYEEAPCRYLGQLIGHEGEGSLYHELKTLGWATGLYAGEADWTMEYSFFNVSVDLTDAGHEHMQDILGLLFRYIKHLQESGVSQWIFDELSAICEAKFHYQAKIKPISYAMAISSKMTIYPTKHWLVGSSLPSKFNPAIIQKVLNDLSRSNVRIFWRSKKFEGQTDKAEPWYNTAYSFENITEFTIQEWVQSAPDVKLHLPVPNVFIPTDFSLKDIKDEDIFPVLLRKTSFSRLWYKPDTKFFIPKAYVKIYFNCPLANTSPDAFVLSNIFVWLLRDCLNEYAYYAGAAGLYYGLSLSGNGFELYLAGFNHKLRILLEAIMQKIAKFEVKPDRFSVIKETITKAYQNIKFQQPYDQGMSYCSMVLQDRTWPWTEKLDALTHLEAEDLVNFVPMMLSRTFVECYIAGNVGKNDAEAMVKHIEDVLFNDPKPISRPIFPSQSMKNRVVNLGTGMKYFYHQEGSNPSDENSALVHYIQVHQDEFSMNSKLQLFRLIAKQATFHQLRTVEQLGYITSLSQSNHSGVYGVQFIVQSSVKGPGHIDSRVESLLKDLESKLYKMSDEEFKGNVTALIDMKLEKHKNLNEESLFYWREIKNGTFKFNRKDEEVAALRELKKEELIDFFDEYIKVDAPKKKSMSICVYGSHHLKEMAADKDKVIASPLIEIEDIVGFRKSQPLYGSLNGWSQLKL, from the exons ATGGTGGTTGGAACGGAGAACATGGCGTCGGATAAAGGTGGCGAGATACTGAAGCCACGTACGGACAAGAGAGAATATCGGAGGATTGTTCTCAAAAATTCTCTTACAGTGTTGTTAATTAGCGATCCAGAGACTGACAAG TGTGCTGCGTCAATGAACGTTAGCGTTGGATCGTTCTCGGACCCTGAAGGACTGGATGGTCTAGCTCATTTCCTTG AGCATATGCTGTTTTATGCAAGTGAAAAATATCCAGAGGAAGATAGTTACTCCAAGTACATCACAGAG CATGGAGGGAGCACAAATGCTTATACATCCAGTGAAGATACAAACTACCATTTCGATATCAACACAgactgttttgatgaggctttAGACAG GTTTGCACAGTTCTTTATCAAACCACTTATGTCGGCTGATGCCACCATGAGGGAGATCAATGCTGTCGACTCTG AGCATCAGCAAAACATGTTGTCTGATTCTCGACGTTTGCGTCAG TTAAAGAAGCATCTAAGTAGAGAAGACCATCCATATCACAAATTTAGCACCG GGAACATGGATACTCTTCACGTACGGCCGGAAGCAAAAGGAATTGATACAAGGAGTGAACTTATTAAGTTCTATGACAAGCACTATTCTGCCAGTATCATGCATCTGGTTGTTTATGGCAAGG AAAACCTTGATAAAACTCAAGGTCTAGTGGAAGAAATGTTCCAGGAAATTCCAAACACCAACAAGAGTATCCCTATATTTCCTGGCCAGCCTTGTAGTTTGGACCATTTGCAG GTTCTTGTGAAGTCTGTACCTATAAGGCAGGGTCACAAGCTTACTGTTTCGTGGCCTATTGCACCTAGCATCCATCATTATGAAGAAGCCCCATGCAGGTACCTTGGTCAACTAATTGGTCATGAAGGCGAAGGGAGTTTGTATCATGAGTTAAAAACATTAG GTTGGGCAACTGGACTATATGCCGGTGAAGCAGACTGGACTATGGAGTATTCTTTCTTCAATGTATCAGTAGATCTTACTGATGCTGGCCATG AGCATATGCAAGATATTTTAGGGTTATTGTTCAGATACATTAAGCATTTACAAGAGTCCGGTGTTTCCCAGTGGATTTTTGATGAG CTCTCTGCTATTTGTGAGGCAAAATTTCATTATCAAGCCAAAATAAAGCCAATTTCTTATGCAATGGCAATCTCTTCAAAAATGACG ATATACCCAACCAAGCATTGGCTCGTTGGATCATCATTACCTTCGAAATTTAATCCAGCTATTATACAAAAGGTTCTAAACGATCTTTCTCGAAGCAATGTTAG AATCTTTTGGAGATCAAAGAAATTTGAAGGACAAACTGACAAGGCTGAGCCATGGTACAACACTGCTTATTCTTTTGAGAATATAACCGAATTCACCATTCAG GAATGGGTGCAGTCTGCCCCTGATGTAAAGCTGCATCTACCAGTACCTAATGTCTTTATTCCTACAGATTTTTCACTCAAGGATATTAAAGATGAG GACATCTTTCCTGTTTTGTTGAGAAAGACATCATTCTCAAGATTGTGGTACAAGCCTGATACAAAGTTCTTCATACCGAAGGCCTATGTTAAGATATATTTCAACTGCCCCCTTGCAAACACTTCTCCTGATGCTTTCGTgctttcaaatatttttgtttggttgctAAGGGACTGTTTGAATGAATATG CTTATTATGCTGGGGCTGCTGGTCTTTACTATGGATTAAGTCTTTCGGGCAATGGTTTTGAG CTCTATCTTGCTGGCTTTAACCATAAATTGAGGATCTTGTTGGAAGCTATCATGCAAAAGATAGCAAAATTCGAAGTTAAACCTGACAGGTTTTCTGTTATCAAG GAAACAATCACCAAGGCATACCAAAATATCAAATTCCAACAACCATATGATCAAGGAATGAGCTACTGCTCAATGGTTTTACAAGATCGCACTTGGCCTTGGACAGAGAAACTAGATGCTCTTACTCATTTGGAAGCTGAAGACTTAGTGAACTTTGTTCCCATGATGTTATCAAGGACATTTGTTGAGTGCTACATAGCAG GAAATGTTGGAAAGAATGACGCTGAAGCCATGGTCAAGCATATTGAAGATGTTCTATTCAATGATCCAAAACCTATTTCTCGTCCGATATTTCCATCCCAGTCCATGAAAAATAGGGTTGTAAATCTGGGAACAGGAATGAAGTACTTCTATCATCAAGAAGGCTCAAACCCTAGTGATGAAAACTCGGCCCTAGTGCATTATATTCAG GTTCATCAAGATGAATTTTCAATGAATAGTAAACTTCAGCTTTTCCGACTCATCGCAAAGCAGGCCACTTTTCACCAGCTTAGAACGGTGGAACAGCTTGGTTACATCACTTCACTTTCTCAGAG CAACCACTCTGGTGTCTATGGTGTGCAGTTTATTGTCCAGTCTTCAGTTAAG GGTCCTGGACATATTGATTCAAGGGTTGAGTCACTTCTCAAGGATCTTGAGAGTAAACTTTACAAGATGAGCGATGAGGAATTCAAG GGCAATGTAACAGCTTTGATAGACATGAAGCTTGAGAAACACAAGAACTTGAACGAGGAATCTTTGTTTTATTGGCGAGAGATTAAAAACGGGACATTCAAGTTCAACCGTAAAGATGAAGAG GTGGCTGCACTAAGAGAGCTGAAGAAGGAAGAACTGATAGATTTCTTTGACGAATACATAAAAGTTGACGCACCAAAGAAGAAGTCGATGAGTATATGCGTTTATGGAAGCCATCATTTGAAGGAAATGGCAGCTGATAAAGACAAAGTAATTGCATCACCACTCATAGAAATCGAAGACATTGTGGGTTTCAGAAAGTCTCAACCACTTTATGGGTCGTTGAACGGATGGAGCCAGCTGAAACTCTGA
- the LOC108829670 gene encoding insulin-degrading enzyme-like 2 isoform X2, translating to MSADATMREINAVDSEHQQNMLSDSRRLRQLKKHLSREDHPYHKFSTGNMDTLHVRPEAKGIDTRSELIKFYDKHYSASIMHLVVYGKENLDKTQGLVEEMFQEIPNTNKSIPIFPGQPCSLDHLQVLVKSVPIRQGHKLTVSWPIAPSIHHYEEAPCRYLGQLIGHEGEGSLYHELKTLGWATGLYAGEADWTMEYSFFNVSVDLTDAGHEHMQDILGLLFRYIKHLQESGVSQWIFDELSAICEAKFHYQAKIKPISYAMAISSKMTIYPTKHWLVGSSLPSKFNPAIIQKVLNDLSRSNVRIFWRSKKFEGQTDKAEPWYNTAYSFENITEFTIQEWVQSAPDVKLHLPVPNVFIPTDFSLKDIKDEDIFPVLLRKTSFSRLWYKPDTKFFIPKAYVKIYFNCPLANTSPDAFVLSNIFVWLLRDCLNEYAYYAGAAGLYYGLSLSGNGFELYLAGFNHKLRILLEAIMQKIAKFEVKPDRFSVIKETITKAYQNIKFQQPYDQGMSYCSMVLQDRTWPWTEKLDALTHLEAEDLVNFVPMMLSRTFVECYIAGNVGKNDAEAMVKHIEDVLFNDPKPISRPIFPSQSMKNRVVNLGTGMKYFYHQEGSNPSDENSALVHYIQVHQDEFSMNSKLQLFRLIAKQATFHQLRTVEQLGYITSLSQSNHSGVYGVQFIVQSSVKGPGHIDSRVESLLKDLESKLYKMSDEEFKGNVTALIDMKLEKHKNLNEESLFYWREIKNGTFKFNRKDEEVAALRELKKEELIDFFDEYIKVDAPKKKSMSICVYGSHHLKEMAADKDKVIASPLIEIEDIVGFRKSQPLYGSLNGWSQLKL from the exons ATGTCGGCTGATGCCACCATGAGGGAGATCAATGCTGTCGACTCTG AGCATCAGCAAAACATGTTGTCTGATTCTCGACGTTTGCGTCAG TTAAAGAAGCATCTAAGTAGAGAAGACCATCCATATCACAAATTTAGCACCG GGAACATGGATACTCTTCACGTACGGCCGGAAGCAAAAGGAATTGATACAAGGAGTGAACTTATTAAGTTCTATGACAAGCACTATTCTGCCAGTATCATGCATCTGGTTGTTTATGGCAAGG AAAACCTTGATAAAACTCAAGGTCTAGTGGAAGAAATGTTCCAGGAAATTCCAAACACCAACAAGAGTATCCCTATATTTCCTGGCCAGCCTTGTAGTTTGGACCATTTGCAG GTTCTTGTGAAGTCTGTACCTATAAGGCAGGGTCACAAGCTTACTGTTTCGTGGCCTATTGCACCTAGCATCCATCATTATGAAGAAGCCCCATGCAGGTACCTTGGTCAACTAATTGGTCATGAAGGCGAAGGGAGTTTGTATCATGAGTTAAAAACATTAG GTTGGGCAACTGGACTATATGCCGGTGAAGCAGACTGGACTATGGAGTATTCTTTCTTCAATGTATCAGTAGATCTTACTGATGCTGGCCATG AGCATATGCAAGATATTTTAGGGTTATTGTTCAGATACATTAAGCATTTACAAGAGTCCGGTGTTTCCCAGTGGATTTTTGATGAG CTCTCTGCTATTTGTGAGGCAAAATTTCATTATCAAGCCAAAATAAAGCCAATTTCTTATGCAATGGCAATCTCTTCAAAAATGACG ATATACCCAACCAAGCATTGGCTCGTTGGATCATCATTACCTTCGAAATTTAATCCAGCTATTATACAAAAGGTTCTAAACGATCTTTCTCGAAGCAATGTTAG AATCTTTTGGAGATCAAAGAAATTTGAAGGACAAACTGACAAGGCTGAGCCATGGTACAACACTGCTTATTCTTTTGAGAATATAACCGAATTCACCATTCAG GAATGGGTGCAGTCTGCCCCTGATGTAAAGCTGCATCTACCAGTACCTAATGTCTTTATTCCTACAGATTTTTCACTCAAGGATATTAAAGATGAG GACATCTTTCCTGTTTTGTTGAGAAAGACATCATTCTCAAGATTGTGGTACAAGCCTGATACAAAGTTCTTCATACCGAAGGCCTATGTTAAGATATATTTCAACTGCCCCCTTGCAAACACTTCTCCTGATGCTTTCGTgctttcaaatatttttgtttggttgctAAGGGACTGTTTGAATGAATATG CTTATTATGCTGGGGCTGCTGGTCTTTACTATGGATTAAGTCTTTCGGGCAATGGTTTTGAG CTCTATCTTGCTGGCTTTAACCATAAATTGAGGATCTTGTTGGAAGCTATCATGCAAAAGATAGCAAAATTCGAAGTTAAACCTGACAGGTTTTCTGTTATCAAG GAAACAATCACCAAGGCATACCAAAATATCAAATTCCAACAACCATATGATCAAGGAATGAGCTACTGCTCAATGGTTTTACAAGATCGCACTTGGCCTTGGACAGAGAAACTAGATGCTCTTACTCATTTGGAAGCTGAAGACTTAGTGAACTTTGTTCCCATGATGTTATCAAGGACATTTGTTGAGTGCTACATAGCAG GAAATGTTGGAAAGAATGACGCTGAAGCCATGGTCAAGCATATTGAAGATGTTCTATTCAATGATCCAAAACCTATTTCTCGTCCGATATTTCCATCCCAGTCCATGAAAAATAGGGTTGTAAATCTGGGAACAGGAATGAAGTACTTCTATCATCAAGAAGGCTCAAACCCTAGTGATGAAAACTCGGCCCTAGTGCATTATATTCAG GTTCATCAAGATGAATTTTCAATGAATAGTAAACTTCAGCTTTTCCGACTCATCGCAAAGCAGGCCACTTTTCACCAGCTTAGAACGGTGGAACAGCTTGGTTACATCACTTCACTTTCTCAGAG CAACCACTCTGGTGTCTATGGTGTGCAGTTTATTGTCCAGTCTTCAGTTAAG GGTCCTGGACATATTGATTCAAGGGTTGAGTCACTTCTCAAGGATCTTGAGAGTAAACTTTACAAGATGAGCGATGAGGAATTCAAG GGCAATGTAACAGCTTTGATAGACATGAAGCTTGAGAAACACAAGAACTTGAACGAGGAATCTTTGTTTTATTGGCGAGAGATTAAAAACGGGACATTCAAGTTCAACCGTAAAGATGAAGAG GTGGCTGCACTAAGAGAGCTGAAGAAGGAAGAACTGATAGATTTCTTTGACGAATACATAAAAGTTGACGCACCAAAGAAGAAGTCGATGAGTATATGCGTTTATGGAAGCCATCATTTGAAGGAAATGGCAGCTGATAAAGACAAAGTAATTGCATCACCACTCATAGAAATCGAAGACATTGTGGGTTTCAGAAAGTCTCAACCACTTTATGGGTCGTTGAACGGATGGAGCCAGCTGAAACTCTGA